The Lysobacter enzymogenes genome window below encodes:
- a CDS encoding tetratricopeptide repeat protein: MTDPRAALRQSLRANPSDAMGWVMLAEHELDAGDAASGELAARRALELRPGHPEALARLGRAQWMLGRRDEAVHSLRAAARAAPNHPGMAVWLGHALEDVGDGEGALAAYAHAYALAPQEPQIAAYLLAWRRKLCDWRDLDRLSRQVRDAVARAQASVEPFGFLSEDASAAEQRRCAGLRASTIARAVRTLAPAPRKDAHAPVRAGFLSNGFGNHPTGLLTVALFEALKRRGGLQVHLFALNRDDGSQLRRRLREAADELHDVAQQPHARIADAIRGAGIDVLFDLRGWGGGGTPEVLAMRPAPVQVNWLAYPGTSAAPWIHYVLADRFVLPEAMAADFSETVAWLPRCFQPSDTARTVAEPPDRAACGLPAQGVVFCCFNNSYKLNPRSMTRALEVLRGVPGSVLWLLSGPGNADARLRESAAQRGLDPARLVFMRKQPHADYLARLRHADLFLDTHPYNAHTTASDALWAGCPVLTAPGATFAARVAGSLNHHLGLGYMNVADDEAFVARAVALGNDPAALAALRAELAARRSDSGLFDMDGFAVDFAAMTLAMARRQRKGEAPAPLQGPVRG, from the coding sequence ATGACCGATCCGCGCGCCGCGCTGCGCCAGTCCCTGCGCGCCAACCCCAGCGATGCGATGGGCTGGGTGATGCTGGCCGAACACGAACTCGACGCCGGCGACGCCGCATCCGGCGAACTCGCCGCGCGGCGCGCGCTGGAACTGCGCCCCGGCCATCCCGAAGCGCTGGCGCGGCTGGGCCGCGCGCAGTGGATGCTCGGCCGGCGCGACGAGGCGGTACACAGCCTGCGCGCGGCCGCGCGCGCGGCGCCGAACCATCCCGGCATGGCGGTGTGGCTGGGCCACGCGCTGGAAGACGTCGGCGACGGCGAAGGCGCGCTGGCCGCCTACGCCCACGCCTATGCGCTGGCGCCGCAGGAACCGCAGATCGCCGCGTACCTGCTGGCATGGCGACGCAAGCTGTGCGATTGGCGCGACCTCGACCGGCTCTCGCGCCAGGTGCGCGACGCGGTCGCGCGCGCGCAAGCCTCGGTCGAACCGTTCGGCTTCCTCAGCGAAGACGCCAGCGCCGCCGAACAGCGCCGCTGCGCCGGCCTGCGCGCCTCGACGATCGCGCGCGCGGTGCGCACGCTGGCGCCGGCGCCGCGCAAGGACGCGCACGCGCCGGTGCGCGCCGGCTTCCTCTCCAACGGCTTCGGCAATCACCCGACCGGTCTGCTGACCGTGGCCTTGTTCGAAGCGCTCAAGCGCCGCGGCGGCTTGCAGGTGCATCTGTTCGCGCTGAACCGCGACGACGGCAGCCAGCTGCGCCGGCGCCTGCGCGAGGCCGCCGACGAACTCCACGACGTCGCCCAGCAGCCGCACGCGCGCATCGCCGACGCCATCCGCGGCGCCGGCATCGACGTGCTGTTCGACCTGCGCGGCTGGGGCGGCGGCGGCACCCCGGAAGTGCTGGCGATGCGGCCGGCGCCGGTGCAGGTGAACTGGCTGGCCTATCCGGGCACCAGCGCCGCGCCGTGGATCCATTACGTGCTCGCCGACCGCTTCGTCCTGCCCGAGGCGATGGCCGCGGACTTCAGCGAAACCGTGGCCTGGCTGCCGCGCTGCTTTCAGCCGTCCGACACCGCCCGCACCGTCGCCGAACCGCCGGACCGCGCCGCCTGCGGCCTGCCCGCGCAGGGCGTGGTGTTCTGCTGCTTCAACAACAGCTACAAGCTCAACCCGCGCAGCATGACCCGCGCGCTGGAGGTGCTGCGCGGCGTGCCCGGCAGCGTGCTGTGGCTGCTGTCGGGGCCCGGCAACGCCGACGCGAGGCTGCGCGAGTCCGCCGCCCAGCGCGGCCTCGACCCGGCGCGGCTGGTGTTCATGCGCAAGCAGCCGCATGCCGACTATCTGGCCCGGCTGCGCCACGCCGATCTGTTCCTCGACACCCATCCCTACAACGCCCACACCACCGCGTCCGACGCGCTGTGGGCCGGCTGCCCGGTGCTGACCGCGCCCGGCGCGACCTTCGCCGCGCGCGTGGCCGGCAGCCTCAACCACCATCTCGGCCTGGGCTACATGAACGTCGCCGACGACGAAGCCTTCGTCGCCCGTGCGGTCGCGCTCGGCAACGATCCCGCCGCGCTGGCGGCGCTGCGCGCGGAACTGGCCGCGCGCCGCAGCGACAGCGGCTTGTTCGACATGGACGGCTTCGCGGTCGACTTCGCCGCGATGACCCTGGCGATGGCGCGGCGCCAGCGCAAGGGCGAAGCGCCGGCGCCGCTGCAGGGGCCGGTGCGCGGGTAA
- a CDS encoding GAF domain-containing protein yields the protein MTDPQLQAAYDACAREPIHLSGAIQPHGALLAFAPRTGAIAAASDNAGELFGTDAAALLGHPIDELFDGHVLELIRATAAASRPGDFPRLAGLVNAGVWGGLHHLSVHVRADLIHVELEPAARGGAEPLEAHAMIAGLDAGAQAAAFFQAVAEQVRTLTGYDRVMVYAFRHDHSGEVVAESLGGELSSYAGLRFPASDIPPQARALYLANRVRVIPDAGYVPVPVRTTAQAAPLDMSFDMLRSVSPIHLEYLRNMGVRASMSISLIVDGRLWGLIACHHPQPRLVGPRERIAADVFGRYVSLLLSTGDLKRSAAAEAQARLHRDRLEQALAQSSSLFAALREQPDALLGALAADAAAVVAGDDAVLVGAQPDREVLAPALAWARSHARHAAAGTAARADWNPGEHGPAGLFAAPLDDGASGWLLLLRNEQVEHVRWAGSPVDAYQLDAGRLTIGPRTSFAEWNETVRGTAEPWSEEDAEGAERLRLLLSRYLHANAHGGAAHDDMGGRLVRLDAHGHRRRLLRLANLLADAAEHLDPSQRTQLDEAIASMEAALALPTGADRRAAG from the coding sequence GTGACCGATCCCCAGTTGCAGGCCGCCTACGACGCCTGCGCGCGCGAACCGATCCATCTAAGCGGCGCGATCCAGCCGCACGGCGCCTTGCTCGCGTTCGCGCCGCGCACCGGCGCGATCGCGGCAGCGTCCGACAACGCCGGCGAACTGTTCGGCACCGACGCGGCCGCCTTGCTCGGCCACCCCATCGACGAACTGTTCGACGGGCACGTGCTGGAGTTGATCCGCGCCACCGCCGCCGCCTCGCGCCCAGGCGATTTCCCGCGTCTGGCCGGCCTGGTCAACGCCGGCGTCTGGGGCGGGCTGCATCACCTGTCGGTGCATGTGCGCGCGGACCTGATCCACGTCGAACTGGAGCCCGCCGCGCGCGGCGGCGCCGAGCCGCTGGAAGCGCACGCGATGATCGCCGGGCTCGACGCCGGCGCGCAGGCGGCGGCGTTCTTCCAGGCCGTGGCCGAACAGGTGCGCACGCTGACCGGCTACGACCGGGTCATGGTCTACGCGTTCCGCCACGACCACTCCGGCGAAGTCGTGGCCGAATCTCTCGGCGGCGAACTCAGCTCCTACGCGGGCCTGCGCTTTCCCGCGTCCGACATTCCGCCGCAAGCGCGCGCGCTGTACCTCGCGAACCGGGTGCGGGTGATCCCGGACGCCGGCTACGTCCCGGTGCCGGTGCGCACGACCGCGCAGGCCGCGCCGCTGGACATGAGCTTCGACATGCTGCGCAGCGTGTCGCCGATCCATCTGGAGTACCTGCGCAACATGGGCGTGCGCGCGTCGATGTCGATCTCGCTGATCGTCGACGGCCGCTTGTGGGGGCTGATCGCCTGCCACCATCCGCAGCCGCGTCTGGTCGGGCCGCGCGAGCGCATCGCCGCGGACGTGTTCGGCCGTTACGTGTCGCTGCTGCTGAGCACCGGCGACCTCAAGCGCAGCGCCGCGGCCGAAGCCCAAGCGCGCCTGCACCGCGACCGTCTGGAACAGGCGCTGGCGCAATCGTCTTCGCTGTTCGCGGCCCTGCGCGAACAGCCCGACGCGCTGCTCGGCGCGCTGGCCGCCGATGCCGCGGCGGTGGTCGCCGGCGACGACGCAGTGCTGGTCGGCGCGCAGCCGGATCGGGAGGTGCTGGCGCCGGCCCTGGCCTGGGCGCGCAGCCACGCCCGTCACGCCGCCGCCGGCACCGCCGCGCGCGCCGACTGGAACCCGGGCGAGCACGGGCCGGCCGGCCTGTTCGCAGCGCCGCTCGACGACGGCGCCAGCGGCTGGCTGCTGCTGTTGCGCAACGAACAGGTCGAGCACGTGCGCTGGGCCGGTTCGCCGGTCGACGCCTATCAGCTCGACGCCGGCCGCCTGACCATCGGCCCGCGCACCAGCTTCGCCGAATGGAACGAAACCGTGCGCGGCACCGCCGAGCCGTGGTCGGAGGAAGACGCCGAAGGCGCCGAGCGCCTGCGCCTGTTGCTGTCGCGCTACCTGCACGCCAACGCCCACGGCGGCGCCGCGCACGACGACATGGGCGGACGCCTGGTGCGCCTGGACGCGCACGGCCACCGCCGCCGCCTGCTGCGTCTGGCCAACCTGCTGGCCGATGCGGCCGAGCACCTGGACCCATCGCAGCGCACCCAACTGGACGAGGCGATCGCGAGCATGGAAGCCGCGCTGGCGCTGCCCACCGGCGCGGATCGCCGCGCCGCCGGCTGA
- a CDS encoding biliverdin-producing heme oxygenase, with the protein MNTLHLELRTATARQHQDLDAALAGGLDDRDGYVRYLLGMLALVELLATPPAAVDARSAWTQWFDPRRGELLRQDLRALGLLPLAHGLAPLPASCWMGANYVLEGSALGARVLLRAAERLRLREPGLPLAFLQHHARRDDRWPRFLDELQMLDGRLRDDAVRGARHAFGVVADGLIQKESA; encoded by the coding sequence GTGAACACGCTGCACCTGGAATTGCGCACCGCTACCGCGCGCCAACACCAAGATCTCGATGCAGCGCTCGCCGGCGGTCTCGACGACCGCGACGGCTACGTCCGCTACCTGCTCGGCATGCTCGCCCTGGTCGAATTGTTGGCGACGCCGCCGGCCGCGGTGGACGCGCGTTCGGCTTGGACGCAATGGTTCGACCCGCGCCGCGGCGAGTTGCTGCGCCAGGACCTGCGCGCCCTCGGCCTGCTGCCGCTGGCGCACGGCCTGGCGCCGCTGCCGGCCTCGTGCTGGATGGGCGCGAACTATGTGCTGGAAGGTTCTGCGCTCGGCGCGCGCGTGCTGCTGCGCGCCGCCGAACGCCTGCGCCTGCGCGAGCCCGGCCTGCCGCTGGCGTTCCTGCAGCACCACGCGCGCCGCGACGATCGCTGGCCGCGTTTTCTCGACGAACTGCAAATGCTCGACGGCCGCCTGCGCGATGACGCGGTGCGCGGCGCGCGCCATGCCTTCGGCGTGGTCGCCGACGGGTTGATCCAAAAGGAATCTGCGTGA